The proteins below are encoded in one region of Opisthocomus hoazin isolate bOpiHoa1 chromosome 26, bOpiHoa1.hap1, whole genome shotgun sequence:
- the LOC142364209 gene encoding feather keratin Cos1-1/Cos1-3/Cos2-1-like, with the protein MSCYDQCQPCRPCGPTPLANSCNEPCVRQCQNSTIVIQPSPVVVTLPGPILSSYPQSTVVGSSTSAAVGSILSCDGVPISSGGFDLSCITSRYCGNRCRPC; encoded by the coding sequence atgtcctgctacgatcagtgccagccctgccggccctgcggcccgaccccgctggccaacagctgcaatgagccctgtgtcaggcagtgccagaatTCCACCattgtcatccagccctcccccgtggtggtgaccctgcccggacccatcctcagctcctaccCGCAGAgcaccgttgtgggatcctccacctccgccgctgttggcagcatcctcagctgtgacgGAGTGCCAATCTCTTccggaggctttgacctctcctgcattaccagccgctactgtggcaacagatgtcgaccctgctaa
- the LOC142364278 gene encoding uncharacterized protein LOC142364278, with protein sequence MRRCRGAGLAGLAAVLLVTVARAQVQQEPLAETTEGTNISINCSHLHIQSYEQVLWYRQLPGRGPAFLVSTLKGSKDVPAPPGRLSVAADRRSSALWLARPRRGDAAVYYCVIQALSGEDRLSPSLSHEKQLPPLCQELGTALLLLVHMPKDSRIFESYSVSVDDVRSWRLNVCLKQTLAVKTLWGGSEEVKFIPQESITMKFAKQR encoded by the exons atgcggcggtgccggggcgcggggctggcggggctggccgcggtgctgctgg TGACTGTGGCCAGAGCCCAGGTGCAGCAGGAGCCATTGGCAGAGACCACCGAAGGCACCAACATCAGCATCAACTGCTCACACCTTCACATCCAGTCTTATGAGCAAGTCCTGTGGTACCGCCAGCTCCCGGGCCGAGGCCCCGCATTCCTCGTGAGCACCCTGAAAGGGTCCAAGGATGTTCCGGCCCCTCCGGGGCGGCTGTCGGTGGCGGCAGACCGCCGGTCCAGCGCCCTGTggctcgcccggccccggcgcggggacgcggcggTGTATTACTGCGTC ATCCAGGCTCTCTCAGGGGAAGACcgtctctccccttccctctcccatgagAAACAGCTCCCACCCCT TTGTCAGGAActaggcaccgctctcctgcttctcgtccaCATGCCTAAGGACTCCCGG ATATTTGAGTCCTATTCTGTCAGTGTGGATGATGTGAGGTCCTGGAGACTGAACGTGTGCCTGAAGCAGACACTTGCTGTAAAGACACTTTGGGGAGGCTCAGAGGAAGTCAAGTTCATACCGCAGGAGTCAATCACTATGAAATTTGCCAAGCAGAGATGA
- the LOC104326520 gene encoding feather keratin Cos1-1/Cos1-3/Cos2-1: MSCYDQCLPCQPCGPTPLANSCNEPCVRQCQDSTIVIEPSPVVVTLPGPILSSFPQNTVVGSSTSAAVGSILSSQGVPISSGGFDLSCITSRYRCQPC, translated from the coding sequence atgtcctgctacgatcagtgcctgccatgccagccctgcggcccgaccccgctggccaacagctgcaatgagccctgtgtcaggcagtgccaggactccaccATTGTCATCGAGCCCTCCcctgtggtggtgaccctgcccggacccatcctcagctccttcccacagaacactgttgtgggatcctccacctctgctgctgttggcagcatcctcagctctcagggagtgcccatctcctccgggggctttgacctctcctgcatcACCAGCCGCTACAGATGTCAACCCTGCTAA